In a single window of the Rattus norvegicus strain BN/NHsdMcwi chromosome 6, GRCr8, whole genome shotgun sequence genome:
- the Acot1 gene encoding acyl-coenzyme A thioesterase 1 (The RefSeq protein has 3 substitutions compared to this genomic sequence), protein MEATLSLGPAGRSCWDEPLSITVRGLVPEQPVTLRAALRDEKGALFRARALYRADAHGELDLARAPALGGSFTGLEPMGLLWAMEPERPFWRLVKRDVQTPFVVELEVLDGHKPDGGRLLARAVHERHFMAPGVRRVPVREGRVRATLFLPPEPGPFPGIINLFGVGGGLLEYRASLLAGKGFAVMALAYYNYDDLPKTMETMRIEYFEEAVNYLRGHPEVKGPGIGLLGISKGGELGLAMASFLKGITAAVVINGSVAAVGNTICYKDETIPPVTILRNQVKMTKDGLKDVVDALQSPLVEQKSFIPVERSDTTFLFLVGQDDHNWKSEFYANEISKRLQAHGKEKPQIICYPEAGHYIEPPYFPLCSAGMHLLVGANITFGGEPKPHSVAQLDAWQQLQTFFHKQLGGKSHGVSPKI, encoded by the exons ATGGAGGCGACTCTGAGCCTGGAGCCCGCCGGCCGCAGCTGCTGGGATGAGCCGCTGAGCATCACCGTGCGCGGCCTGGTCCCCGAGCAGCCCGTCACGCTGCGCGCGGCCCTGCGCGACGAGAAGGGCGCGCTCTTCCGAGCCCGCGCGCTCTACCGCGCCGATGCCCACGGAGAGCTGGACCTGGCGCGCGCGCCCGCTCTGGGGGGCAGCTTCACGGGGCTCGAGCCCATGGGGCTGCTCTGGGCCATGGAGCCCGAACGGCCTTTCTGGCGCTTGGTCAAGCGCGACGTGCAGACGCCCTTCGTGGTGGAGCTGGAGGTGCTGGACGGACACGAGCCCGACGGCGGGCGGCTGCTGGCGCGGGCGGTGCACGAGCGTCACTTCATGGCTCCCGGGGTGCGGCGGGTGCCCGTGCGCGAGGGCAGGGTGCGCGCCACGCTCTTCCTGCCCCCAG AACCTGGGCCCTTTCCTGGAATCATAGACCTTTTTGGAGTTGGAGGCGGCCTTCTGGAGTACCGGGCGAGTCTGCTGGCTGGGAAGGGTTTTGCCGTCATGGCTCTGGCTTATTACAACTACGACGACCTCCCCAAGACCATGGAAACCATGCGCATTGAGTACTTTGAAGAAGCCGTGAACTACCTGCGTGGCCACCCTGAG GTAAAAGGACCAGGAATTGGGCTGCTTGGGATTTCCAAAGGGGGTGAACTTGGCCTTGCTATGGCCTCCTTCCTGAAGGGCATCACGGCTGCTGTTGTCATCAATGGCTCCGTGGCTGCTGTTGGGAACACCATATGCTACAAGGATGAGACTATACCCCCTGTGACTATCCTGAGAAACCAGGTCAAAATGACCAAGGATGGCCTCAAGGATGTTGTAGATGCTTTGCAAAGCCCTCTGGTAGAACAGAAGAGCTTCATCCCTGTGGAAAGGTCTGACACGACCTTCCTGTTCCTCGTTGGTCAGGATGACCACAACTGGAAGAGCGAGTTCTATGCCAATGAGATCTCCAAACGCTTGCAGGCCCACGGGAAAGAGAAGCCCCAGATCATCTGCTACCCAGAAGCAGGGCACTATATCGAGCCTCCTTACTTCCCACTGTGCAGCGCTGGCATGCACCTCCTGGTGGGTGCTAACATCACCTTTGGAGGGGAGCCTAAGCCTCACTCTGTGGCCCAGTTGGATGCATGGCAGCAACTCCAGACTTTCTTCCACAAACAGTTGGGTGGTAAGAGTCATGGGGTGTCCCCTAAAATATAA